GCCTTTAGTTTAAATAGGCTTAAGCTTTTTATTTTTGGGAACTCATTTTATTAGGATGTAAATAATTAGTCTTTttcttagggtttagggttttagttagtttttggagagagaaagtgagagaaaCAATGGGTTGAagatggattttgatgattcaAAGATGGGAGTTAATGATTTGGAGATCTCCATCAATAATCAATGAGAATTTCTTACTtttctctcttcatttattgtcctatttattgttttattatttctttgattagattagtttcatgtttagttttataaattaatctttaaattagtttttgtttttgcttAGTATCATGCTATTAGTTATTAAAGtgtttaaatttattatttttatgttgatAGAATAGTTTTgttggttagggtttgggtgaaaacctATCAATGATTGATTATGGTAAATGAGTTTGAATTTGgtgatgttgcatgattaaactattgtttgtttgagcatactcaaactttgttgtatgcaaattagctacttgtgtatgacttagattttggggtagttgactttaggaaaatcgaGGGATCGTGACCAAAGTTGACTATTGTTTGGTTTGTGCTTAACCGTGACCTAAGGGTAGTTGTGTGTAGGACGGGAGTTCGCATTTGACTATTCTAAGAATTGAGCAAAGGCGGGAGTCATTTGGGGGTCTATTTCTAACCAATGCATCATTCATACTTTGCTTATGCATCATCATTCTTAATTGTTGCTCGTATACTTGTTTCATTATTGTTGGTGTTTGATCTCATTCCTTGACCATGTTTGTCctttggtagttagtttagttttagttggttagttgacttttCCAACCCTATtccgacctagcttgttgttcgattaaCATAATCTagtgcaccttagtccttgtggatttcgacccttgcttaccgctttacttgtgtttagtggttagtttaggttttttatgtttgattaggagagactagtaatgACCTAGTTTTCTCCCTCGATCAACAGCTTGCATGTATTTGATCATGTTGGGGTCTCTTGTCCCGTAGTCTCCGTTTACTTGACTCACAATGAGCTGTGAGTCAGAAAAAGCAAGCATTTCTTGAGCTCCGGCAGCTTTGCACATTTTTATGCCGGCTAGCAAAGCTTCGTATTCAGCCTCATTGTTAGATGTTTGGAAGTTGAATCTCATGGCATACTCGTACTTGTCTCCTTCAGGAGATTTGCATATTATGCCGGCTGCACATCCGTTCTGGGTGGACGATCCATCTACATATACCGTCCAACGGGTTGCCACATTCTTCTCAAAAGTTGGCCTTGTCATTTCTGCAATGAAATCGGCAAATGCTTGCCCCTTGATAGCCTTTCGAGGTTCATATGAGATATCAAATGCATTTAACTCAATTGCCCATTTGAGCATTCGCCCGGCAGCGTCTAGTTTAGTAAGCGGCTGTTTCAAGGGCTGGTCTGTGTATACCACCAGTTTGTGTGCCAGAAAGTAAGGACGCAGCTTTTTGCTTGCCATAAACAGTGCAAGTGCAAACTTCTTAATTGGAGGGTATCTCAGTTCGGCAGTTTGCAGGACGTGGCTCACAAAATAGACGGGGAGTTGCACTCCCTCTCTTTGTGTCAACAACACAGCACTCAAGTACCACTCGGAGATGGCCAGATATACATACAAAGTTTCTCCTTGAAGAGGACTGACAAGCCGTGGTAAGGTGTGGAGATGTTCCTTTAATTCGACGAAGGCAGTTTCTGCCGATTCAGTCCATTCAACCTTGCTCTTCTTCTTGATTGTGCCAAAGAAATAATGACACTTGTCACCTGCTCTTGATAAGAACCGTCCCAAGGCCGCTAGACATCCAGTCAGGCGTTGGACTTCTTTTACTGATTTCGAAGACGTCATATCTATTACTGCTTGTACTTTTTCCGGATTGGcctcaattcccctttcatcAATAAGGAATCCCAAGAACTTCCCAGCCGTTACCCCAAAAACACATTTCTTTGGATTCAACCTCATCTGATATTTTCGGGCGTCTCAAAAGTTTCTCTCAAATCAGCCAGGTGTTCTTCACGTTGCTTGCTTTTtactatcatatcatcaatgtagGCTTCAATGTTTCGTCCCAACTGATTGGAGAAGACGGTGTTGACTAGACGCTAAAATGTGGTCGGCAAGCCaaacggcattactttgtaaCAGTACAAGCCTtgctcagtaacaaatgacattttttcctGATCCTCTGGGCACAAGGGAATCTGGTGAAAGCCAGAATAGGCGTCCATAAAGGACATCATGGCATGACCAGCCGTCGAGTCTACCAACCGGTCTATCTTGGGCAGAGGGAAGTTCTCTTTTGGGCAGGCCCTGTTTAAATCcgtgtagtccacacacattctccaggatcCATTGGGCTTCGGCACGAACACTACATTTGCTACCCAATCTGGATATTGGCTTGGCCGGATGAACCCAGAATCTAACAACTTCTGAACTTCCTCAGCTGCGGCTTTATTTCTAGCTTCCCcatgatttctcttcttctgacgAACAGGCTTTAAGGACTCTTCTACATTGAGCTTGTGGACAGCTACACTTGGATCGATGCCTGGCATGTCCTCCACAGCGAAAGCAAAGATGTCCTGGAACTCTCTCAGGAGGGTGACCAGATGTACCCCAAGCTGATCGTCAGGCATCGATCTCCTCCACAGCGAAAGCAAAGATGTCCTGGAACTCTCTCAGGAGGGTGACCAGTTGTGCCCCAAGATGATCGTCAAGAGACAACCCTACTGGCACCGTCCTATCTGGACGTGCTTCATCAAGGATGATTTCATAATGACCGCCAACTGGCTCAGGCCGTCTTGTCTCCATGTGGGCCGTGGTAATGGTAAAGGTTTCTTTCTTGACTTTATCTTCTATTTCGTCTAGTTTTCTTTTTGAACTTGCTCTGACTTCATCAGTCTTACTGCCTCCCCAAGCCTCGGGACTTAGTGTAGTGAGATAACAATCTCTTGCTAGTTGTTGATCACCATGAATAGTGCCGACTTGGCCTTTATCAAAGACATACTTCATAAGCATAAGATGAGTGACGACTACTGCTTTGGCCTGGTTCAAAGTGGGACGTCCCAAGATGATATTGTAAGCAGTGAGATCTTTCACAATCAGAATTCGGACGTTCAAGTTCTTACTCTTATGTCGGCCTCCCACTCGTAGGGGCAGAGTGATTATCCCTTGGGGATGAATTATGCCGCCTCTGAATCCAATGATGGGATAACGTATCTTTTCAATCGTCTTAGGATCATGTTCGAGACGATTCAGACAAGCTGTACTGATAATGTCTGACGAACTTCCCGTGTCTACTAAGATACGCCTTACTTTGAGGTTCGCCACTTTTAGCTCAATGACCAAGGGATCATCATGAGGGGTGGCTATCTTACCTCTGTCGGCTTCACAAATCTCTACTTTGGGAAGTGATCCATTGGGGATTTTCCGGATAACATTACCTGCGCCAACCGGCTTGCATAATCTTTTTTCCCTCTCATTGTTGGGCCCCCAGCGGCTAGGCCTCCTGAGATGACGGCCACACATTCTGAATCAGTGTCATTGTCATCACGTCGATATGACGGTGACTTACTTTTCTTGTAGAATTTTTTACCACTTCCCCCTGTGCTCGTGCTGAGATATGATTTCAGAAATCCTTTGGCGGCTAATCCATCAAGAGCTCTACGCAGACTCTTGCAATCTTTTGTTTCATGCCCTACATCACAACGGAACTTACAGTAGAGGGAGCTGTCCCGGGTTTCTACCGGCGACTTCATAGGGAACGGAGGATCAATCTCATATCTATCACTGACGTCTAGCAGTATCGTGTACAAGTCTGTTTTATACTCAAACCTCTCTTTGTCGTAGGGTCGTCCTCTCTTCTGCCCTTGGGAGGTGTTAGTCTGATATCCCTTCTTttcaatagcccacgtcccatTCGGACGGTTGGTCTTTTTATCTGTCTTGTCCTTGCGCTGAGGATGGTCTGTAGTCTCAGTTCCCTTAGATTCCTTGGGGACAGAACAGATTTCGGTGGCATGGATAAAGGACTCGGCCTCATCCAGAGAATCGGCCATAGTTCTCACACTTTTCTTTACCAAGTCAAACTTAAAGGAACCCTTCTTAAGTCCCCTAAAGAAGTTATCAAAGGCCACCCCATCAGGTAGATCTGGAATCTGTCCTAACTCTAAATTAAAACGTCGCACATAGCTTCGCAGAGATTCGTCTTTCCCTTGCTGTATTCGGCccaaatgcatgctcgtcttctttttgaaggaaataatgcccttggtccaagtatgcattctatgttaagtctaataaatgcggttcagtattaattaacaagttaataattcagtgagatcaagtgagctgaatgcctagctagaggccgcttcagttcaagtggaattaatgatattaatccacagcttactcttgactgaacccgtagggtcacacaaatagtacgtaaacggatcaagtatttaatggcattaaatactctatctatggatattcggaatcgacggatcttggtttcagtgggagctgagatcgtcacaggcaagaaatgaatactccggaaacgatgatattaccggaaacggaaatatggatcgtatcggaaatataaatattatccaagtcgtagatgttgccggaaacggaaacatggtacgtatcggaaaatattatcggaaatggaaaatttaccagaattggaaatattgccggaaacggaaatattgtcagaatcggaaatattaccggaatcggaaaataattccggaaacggaaatattaaatatttgttcgaaacggaaattaattccggaatcggaaatgttaaatattgttcgtatcggaaatgaattccggaatcggaaatttaatcggaagcgtatcgtacgaataagcatcggacgaggcctgccggacgagggcccagcacgaagccaggccatcgcccagcaagccaagcgcgccacacaaacagccacgccaggcccagcgcaaggccaggcccagcaggccgtggcagcgcgcacagcgcgcgcagcgcgcgcgggtgcttgcgtgggcttgtggcacgCGCAgccctcgctgcgtgggctgctgctcgcacgcacgcatgggcggcccatcgaggctgccgtgtatgtgtgcgtaagtgtttgtgttcgtgcacgtttcctaaaacgtgcagagttcggttaatgattaaattcctaattctatttgataaattaattaaattagagttcttgtaggattctaggtttaattaatttgtatctgaataggattccaattccctttctataaccctataaatatgtggcctgggttcacaatttataacgagtttcaaagtattcaaagtgagtttttgagagaaaaattcagccacacatcttgctcaaaagtgccgaaaattctagtaccttaagggcgattctagttggtcaatcttaaggcggatccggacgtgttgtggactatctacggagggacgacacttggagtcctaaagacttgttcttgctcggttcgggcgcagctagggagggcacgcaacaaagagtatgcatctaaattatgctatatgattatgtgtaaataatatgtattcctgggttaatggttgtttccgcatgatttatgtaatgtcatatgtatcataacctaacagtggtatcacgagccccttattattttcataatctaatttgcataaacatggttaaatattacaaatttgcaagaattaaaaggggtgattaattttcgtaattgttaattaattgcaaattgcgtttatttaattatacgtacgcagtttttcggcagtttcttcgttactcatccaaatcgagtgatttttgtgtcaattccgcatgtaaaaggcattctaaaattttgacaaaaataggttttttctgccgaacccagaattctcaaattcgaagcctaactatgacttttcgaaggttttagtttttcgaatgcaaaatttcgtaaatttaagatgttaaattaaatatttgcgattcttgttgataaatcttgaattttgattgacctactgcatatgtttaacaagtttgaatgcctagccttgttaattatgcaatctaatttgtaattatgattaatttgttgaaaattagaataatttagaattaatttgattttcataattaattataatttaattagaaacctatgattaaaaaccaccataaaaattgtaaatttatgataaattttaaatttttatgacctagacttgaatccatgtaaatcggaaatcaattgaataataaattttcgatttttcgccctaaaattatgaaattaatattatttattaatttgtcattaattttaaatataaattttaaatttttatgcgattcgttcataaaacttgcacgcacaaagcaatggacgcttcgtgttacccttaaggggtgttgtatagtgcgggcatgcgacgacgagcaagggagctcgtcgcccgtgcggcacgaatgcaatgagcaagggcgtagtgcacgagcacaaggcagcagccctgccttgtgtcgtgggccacaagcaatggacgaatgggcatgggcgaagggcgagccaaggcagtcgcgtgtgggcagcaagcgagctgcgccacaacgcgcactgcctcgcgcaagagcgcgcagcctcgcgcgcagcgagcgcaagctcgcgtgccacgagcgctgcgctcagcgttgctcgcgcgcacagcgagcgatggctcgcgcgcacagcgagcgatgtcgcgcgcacagcgagcgatgtcgcgcgcccagcgagcgatggctcgcgcgcacagcgagcgatgtcgcgcgcccagcgagcgatgtcgcgcgcacagcgagcgatgtcgcgcgcccagcgagcgatggctcgcgcgcactgcgagcgatggctcgcgtgcgacgagcgctggcgcgcgcgcagcaagcaccacagcgtgcgatggcttgcgatggagatgcagcagctatgcgacgagcgcatgggctgcgcgcacatggccagcgatggctgtgtgcgtgcggcccatgggcgtgcaatgcgtagggtgtttgcgttacgattagatcgttttgaatgtttaatttgaaaatttcagttcacgtaattttaattaattttaaaattaataatttaaattattttcttggattttaattttgaatattgtaattataataaatgttatttattctaattattttactaaaattaaaatcatgaattaatttaaatacgactgaaattaaattaaactttttggattcaattataaatttatatgagctttaaattttaattaaatttgtatgtttccagttagactagaaatacatttttatgtttaaaattagtaaagcatatgaatttattggtttaagtgggagcgctttttagtcataaactcttgattaggtctacaaatccttaaggttaaaacaacttgattagaattaataaggactgaataattggtagattattggtgcccttgattaattgctgcaaatatttacgtgatgcataatgtgttttactaaccagctatgtgggccattcatgataatgaatgggtgaatggtatatattgtatatgtactgttttgcaagttatgaagtgactagtatggcccaaataggatagaaaatatggtctgcgtaccattaatttgaatgtaattggtctaaaataccaaagttatttttcaattcaaatatggtctgcgaaccatcaaatagttgtaattagttatagcttatcctatttgaagaaaatggtgcctcccacggagattttcaagacggactttgaagtcaaagcttcaagatgaagtcgggccatactagatcacatttatcttatgcatgtttaagttatttattgctttaaatatgtcttaaaatgcatgagatcaaaagcttgattatgttgcatgattaaggattttagttcacttaaaatctaaccaacatagtaagagccttaagttgcaaacttaaaaattgagttaaaaggtgccatgccaaaatatacacttgcttggatatcctttacatcaatctagtaatagttttcgctcagcgaggtgttacttattggtcctaaaggggtaaggtacacaaataattgtgagtacatgttagttttggtgaaactcaacgatataagtaaggagtccttttatgtcgtggcaaaatcgataggtttacctaataagttcttagacgtacctatcaaccaagagtagtttctagactattagcaaaaggcttttgcttacctaaaatgttttagaattgagtcgacaaactgtgcttaattcttcaatggttttagggtcttggaatcattttattcacacctgccggaacaataaaatcgaataaaatgctaataacttgtttgaattgcatggttgctttaatttcaagttattattcatgataaatgtttagactttgcatgcttcaatgtatgttttaattattgtttataattaaatatcttgcactgcaataaatccttttagaaaggtaacagtaaatttcctcgattggtagtgaatccaagaacgattcacggaaaagagagaaagtgagcaatttaaaatgtacgtttcttatatcgacttttatggttgttttcgaatatcaaaatcgaatggcaaaccaattggtgcttgtgaattcaaaatacactgtagttttgaaatcatgaagcattgagtttaatacgctcagctttacgaatggttaacaacctaatatctttgtccatttaattctcgaatgagtctagtccctagacattcgaatagatcgatgcttagagaactttagaagcttctagtaagatcatctagttgaaacaaaatattcaacataaattaaaatggtaaagaaccttgttggtgacattggacatgtctaacaaagtataaaagtcaacactaaagaatttaattcttaagcctataagaaaaggtacaagaaataggaaaacgaggaacaaatgaaaggaatttacgattccgtttctacctataagtttatgtttaaagagaagtgacctagcaataaaacttccttggtatcatataccgcttgaggttcttacttcggtaataactcaaacaatggaagctaggatacactaatgacctacaagtgggaaatgaagcatggcaatgctacattaattgtagggtcatctaagtttgttttaagtcctttcaaaggctggaacttaatggctattttgttccataatcaacatacctaaatttctgttttcaaacacagaaagactcacattcaagaaaaacaaaaacaatgtttgtttgtttatttgaatgaaatggtcaattacaggttgagtcaatatgcttgattaaaacaaaaaactctttaaagaactttactaggttcaaatcaatcccttgatttgagttccactaatctttggcattgttgcttagaccatatcaacaagttaacattcataagctctattttgatggacttttgaaagttgattgatttctagatcattttaagacagctagtcttacttgttgaaagtaacaaaagatatgaactattgttagaacgcctagacaatagagttcaaagctaaagaaagattttatgactttattatttcacacagatttgagtgaatataggtttatttactcaatttgatataagtttgaatctgtttggctag
This sequence is a window from Spinacia oleracea cultivar Varoflay chromosome 1, BTI_SOV_V1, whole genome shotgun sequence. Protein-coding genes within it:
- the LOC110777608 gene encoding uncharacterized protein codes for the protein MHLGRIQQGKDESLRSYVRRFNLELGQIPDLPDGVAFDNFFRGLKKGSFKFDLVKKSVRTMADSLDEAESFIHATEICSVPKESKGTETTDHPQRKDKTDKKTNRPNGTWAIEKKGYQTNTSQGQKRGRPYDKERFEYKTDLYTILLDVSDRYEIDPPFPMKSPVETRDSSLYCKFRCDVGHETKDCKSLRRALDGLAAKGFLKSYLSTSTGGSGKKFYKKSKSPSYRRDDNDTDSECNVIRKIPNGSLPKVEICEADRGKIATPHDDPLVIELKVANLKVRRILVDTGSSSDIISTACLNRLEHDPKTIEKIRYPIIGFRGGIIHPQGIITLPLRVGGRHKSKNLNVRILIVKDLTAYNIILGRPTLNQAKAVVVTHLMLMKYVFDKGQVGTIHGDQQLARDCYLTTLSPEAWGGSKTDEVRASSKRKLDEIEDKVKKETFTITTAHMETRRPEPVGGHYEIILDEARPDRTVPVGLSLDDHLGAQLVTLLREFQDIFAFAVEEIDA